The Rhodococcus sp. X156 genome window below encodes:
- a CDS encoding AbrB family transcriptional regulator, which translates to MPRRGQQGSAPARWWAVIRRWLPLAVATAAVVAGLALLGVPSPALVGALLVGIVFALGGHAPAPVPSWAMRGAQAVLGVVIGALVRSETLVAVGHSWLPVLGVSLATLALSVGGGLLLGLHRDVDPLTGSLALTAGGASGLTAISRELGADDRVVAVVQYLRVVLVIALMPLAVAVVFHPGGGAQPEAAAGAPWYLDVAFLVVCCAVGLPLGRLAHLPAGALLGPLAVAAVLTVAGWSFDATAPAALAVLAYVVIGLQAGLRFTRQSLQQIRRILPLAVLLIGVVLLACAALGALLAELAGVSQLTGYLATTPGGLYAVLATARDGGGDVTFVLAVQVVRVVLMLAVAPALARGLARLLRPPPAGATPGGPPPAGRGRD; encoded by the coding sequence ATGCCCCGCCGCGGGCAGCAGGGGTCCGCTCCAGCACGCTGGTGGGCGGTGATCCGGCGCTGGCTGCCGCTGGCCGTGGCGACGGCTGCGGTGGTGGCGGGCCTGGCGCTGCTGGGGGTGCCGTCGCCGGCGCTGGTGGGCGCGCTGCTGGTGGGCATCGTCTTCGCCCTGGGCGGGCACGCCCCCGCCCCGGTGCCGTCCTGGGCGATGCGCGGGGCGCAGGCCGTCCTCGGCGTGGTGATCGGCGCGCTGGTGCGCAGCGAAACCTTGGTGGCGGTGGGCCACTCCTGGCTGCCGGTGCTCGGGGTGAGCCTGGCCACCCTGGCGCTGAGCGTGGGCGGCGGGCTGCTGCTGGGGCTGCACCGCGACGTGGACCCGCTCACCGGGTCGCTGGCGCTCACCGCCGGCGGCGCCTCCGGGCTCACCGCGATCAGCCGGGAGCTGGGCGCCGACGACCGGGTGGTGGCCGTGGTGCAGTACCTGCGGGTGGTGCTGGTGATCGCGCTGATGCCGCTGGCCGTCGCGGTGGTGTTCCACCCCGGTGGTGGCGCCCAGCCGGAGGCTGCCGCAGGTGCCCCCTGGTACCTGGACGTGGCGTTCCTGGTGGTGTGCTGCGCGGTGGGGCTGCCGCTGGGTCGGCTGGCGCACCTGCCGGCGGGTGCGCTGCTGGGCCCGCTGGCCGTGGCTGCAGTGCTCACGGTGGCCGGCTGGTCGTTCGACGCCACCGCCCCGGCCGCGCTGGCGGTGCTGGCCTACGTGGTGATCGGCCTGCAGGCGGGCCTGCGCTTCACCCGGCAGAGCCTGCAGCAGATCCGGCGCATCCTGCCGCTGGCGGTGCTGCTCATCGGGGTGGTGCTGCTGGCCTGCGCGGCGCTGGGTGCCCTGCTGGCCGAGCTGGCCGGGGTCAGCCAGCTCACCGGCTACCTGGCCACCACCCCGGGCGGGCTCTACGCGGTGCTGGCCACCGCGCGCGACGGCGGGGGGGACGTCACCTTCGTCCTCGCCGTGCAGGTGGTGCGGGTGGTGCTCATGCTCGCCGTCGCTCCGGCCCTGGCTCGGGGGCTCGCGCGGCTGCTCAGGCCACCCCCGGCGGGGGCCACGCCGGGTGGCCCGCCGCCAGCCGGGCGTGGGCGCGACTGA
- the menD gene encoding 2-succinyl-5-enolpyruvyl-6-hydroxy-3-cyclohexene-1-carboxylic-acid synthase, with amino-acid sequence MNPSSVQAQVLVDELVRGGVREAVLCPGSRNAPLSYALHEADRAGQLRLHVRIDERSAGFLALGLARASATPVPVCTTSGTAVANLHPAVLEASHSRVPLVVLSADRPPELLGTGANQTVRQDAMFGDTVRLGVTLSPATDNPGPQHETGQNARWRSAVCRVLAAATGARDGNAGPVHLNVGLREPLVPDGPLGPVPWPGRADGGPWSAVAPARVDAPVDVDLSVPTLVVAGDGAVALPELAAVPTVAEPSAPAPVLPVHPLALGATARLRPQQVVVTGRPTLHRPVLSLLGADDVAVHVVTQGTAWTDVAGTARSVGTRVVARGAPSQEWTQGWARASSAAEQHVAQQLTTWLAAGSATGLHVARVVADSLRSGDLLVLGSSNPVRDAAYAGLPKPGVRVLANRGVAGIDGTVSTALGAALAHAAGHHVPGSRTVALMGDLTFLHDSGGLLAGPQEPRADLTIVVPNDDGGGIFGLLEQGAPEHAGAFERVFGTAHGTDLGALCAAHGVAHRRVDLVELAAELVEAPRGVSSPRLRVLEVATTRTDLRVLHSRLRVPTT; translated from the coding sequence GTGAATCCGTCTTCCGTGCAGGCTCAGGTGCTCGTGGACGAGCTGGTGCGTGGCGGCGTGCGCGAGGCGGTGCTGTGCCCCGGCTCGCGCAACGCCCCGCTGTCCTACGCGCTGCACGAGGCCGACCGCGCCGGGCAGCTGCGGCTGCACGTGCGCATCGACGAGCGCAGCGCCGGCTTCCTCGCCCTGGGCCTGGCCCGCGCGTCGGCCACCCCGGTGCCGGTGTGCACCACCTCCGGCACTGCGGTGGCCAACCTGCACCCGGCGGTGCTGGAGGCCTCGCACTCCCGGGTGCCGCTGGTGGTGCTCAGCGCCGACCGGCCGCCGGAGCTGCTGGGCACCGGGGCCAACCAGACCGTGCGCCAAGACGCGATGTTCGGCGACACGGTGCGCCTCGGGGTGACGCTGAGCCCGGCCACCGACAACCCGGGCCCCCAGCACGAGACCGGGCAGAACGCGCGCTGGCGCTCGGCGGTGTGCCGTGTGCTCGCCGCGGCCACCGGCGCTCGCGACGGCAACGCCGGACCGGTGCACCTCAACGTGGGCCTGCGCGAGCCGCTGGTGCCGGACGGGCCGCTGGGCCCGGTGCCCTGGCCAGGTCGCGCCGACGGCGGGCCCTGGTCGGCGGTGGCCCCGGCCCGGGTGGACGCCCCCGTGGACGTCGACCTGTCCGTGCCCACTCTGGTGGTGGCCGGCGACGGGGCCGTGGCGCTGCCCGAGCTGGCCGCGGTGCCCACGGTGGCCGAGCCCTCCGCGCCCGCCCCGGTGCTGCCGGTGCACCCGCTCGCGCTCGGCGCGACGGCACGGCTGCGCCCGCAGCAGGTGGTGGTCACCGGCCGGCCCACCCTGCACCGCCCGGTGCTGAGCCTGCTCGGCGCTGACGACGTCGCGGTGCACGTGGTCACCCAGGGCACCGCCTGGACCGACGTCGCCGGCACCGCTCGCTCGGTGGGCACTCGGGTGGTGGCTCGCGGCGCGCCCAGCCAGGAGTGGACGCAGGGCTGGGCCCGCGCCTCCAGCGCGGCCGAGCAGCACGTGGCGCAGCAGCTGACGACCTGGCTGGCGGCCGGCTCCGCCACCGGACTGCACGTGGCCCGGGTGGTGGCCGACAGCCTGCGCTCGGGCGACCTGCTGGTGCTGGGCTCGTCCAACCCGGTGCGCGACGCCGCCTACGCGGGGCTGCCCAAGCCGGGGGTGCGGGTGCTGGCCAACCGCGGGGTGGCCGGCATCGACGGCACGGTGTCCACCGCTCTCGGGGCTGCGCTGGCCCACGCCGCGGGCCACCACGTGCCGGGCTCGCGCACCGTGGCGCTGATGGGTGACCTGACCTTCCTGCACGACAGCGGGGGGCTGCTCGCCGGGCCGCAGGAGCCGCGCGCCGACCTGACCATCGTGGTGCCCAACGACGACGGCGGCGGCATCTTCGGGCTGCTGGAGCAGGGTGCGCCCGAGCACGCCGGTGCCTTCGAGCGGGTCTTCGGTACTGCGCACGGCACCGACCTGGGCGCGCTGTGCGCCGCGCACGGGGTGGCCCACCGCCGGGTGGACCTGGTGGAGCTGGCTGCGGAGCTGGTCGAGGCGCCCCGAGGGGTGAGCTCGCCCAGGCTGCGTGTGCTGGAGGTGGCCACCACGCGGACCGACCTTCGCGTCCTGCACAGCCGGTTGCGCGTTCCGACCACGTGA
- a CDS encoding DUF3592 domain-containing protein — protein MSNRTLTRLRRTIVVLALAVTAMAVLMVAGAVRNDVTIGRDEGRATADVLSVTPVFAAISFITPDGVTHSPKLGVLYPTGLSAGQRIDVEYSLADPDLVRVAGRNAGLALLPAGSLVVLAWGVAGGLLLVLRRVAGPGSGARHSGTGPSGGSGRTDPR, from the coding sequence GTGAGCAACCGGACCCTGACGCGCCTGCGCCGCACCATCGTCGTGCTGGCTCTGGCGGTGACGGCCATGGCCGTGCTGATGGTCGCCGGTGCCGTGCGCAACGACGTCACCATCGGCCGGGACGAGGGACGGGCCACCGCGGACGTGCTCTCGGTCACCCCGGTGTTCGCGGCCATCAGCTTCATCACCCCCGACGGTGTCACCCACAGCCCCAAGCTGGGCGTGCTCTACCCCACGGGCCTGTCCGCCGGGCAGCGCATCGACGTGGAGTACTCCCTGGCGGACCCCGACCTGGTGCGGGTGGCCGGACGCAACGCCGGCCTGGCCCTGCTGCCCGCGGGCTCGTTGGTGGTGCTGGCGTGGGGGGTGGCCGGGGGACTGCTGCTGGTGCTGCGCCGCGTCGCCGGTCCTGGCAGCGGTGCCCGGCACTCCGGCACAGGTCCCTCTGGCGGCTCCGGCCGCACCGACCCCAGGTAA
- a CDS encoding GAF domain-containing protein, translating to MKSSTAPVTPRTRIAAVDVRPWENVTETATDVLTMLRENVGLDVWMLNRLDGDIHTTVAVYPEGLVRPGMSLPWGATFCRVMVAGEAPQVASVVSAVPEYVVLREELTRLGLERMGMPGAYVGVPVRRADQTLYGTLCGYARRAQSPNLRRQLGLVRFGGQVLATALEGVPPAKTPLPVPFPAADLLKDTL from the coding sequence GTGAAGAGCAGCACCGCTCCCGTCACCCCGCGCACCCGGATCGCCGCAGTCGACGTCCGACCCTGGGAGAACGTCACCGAGACCGCCACCGACGTCCTGACCATGCTGCGCGAGAACGTCGGCCTCGACGTCTGGATGCTCAACCGCCTGGACGGTGACATCCACACCACCGTCGCGGTCTACCCGGAGGGCCTGGTGCGCCCCGGCATGTCGCTTCCCTGGGGAGCCACCTTCTGCCGGGTCATGGTGGCCGGCGAGGCCCCACAGGTCGCCTCGGTGGTCTCCGCCGTGCCCGAGTACGTGGTGCTGCGCGAGGAGCTGACCCGGCTGGGGCTGGAGCGGATGGGGATGCCCGGTGCGTACGTGGGGGTGCCGGTGCGGCGTGCCGACCAGACGCTCTACGGCACCCTGTGCGGCTACGCCCGTCGCGCCCAGTCGCCCAACCTGCGGCGGCAGCTGGGGCTGGTGCGCTTCGGCGGCCAGGTGCTGGCCACCGCGCTGGAGGGGGTGCCCCCGGCCAAGACGCCGCTGCCGGTGCCCTTCCCCGCGGCCGACCTGCTCAAGGACACGCTGTAG
- a CDS encoding VOC family protein, translating to MEILNSRIILRPADPEASVRFYRDTLGLAIGREFPGGTVFYLGQGLLEVSGHGSDTDRQGSASTVVWLQVRDLAATAAELAEKGVTIDREPRQEPWGLHEMWVRDPDGVRLVFVEVPADHPLRRDTRS from the coding sequence GTGGAGATCCTGAACAGCCGCATCATCCTGCGCCCGGCCGACCCGGAGGCGTCGGTGCGCTTCTACCGCGACACCCTGGGCCTGGCCATCGGCCGGGAGTTTCCCGGCGGCACGGTGTTCTACCTGGGCCAGGGCCTGCTGGAGGTCTCCGGGCACGGCTCGGACACCGACCGGCAGGGCTCGGCCAGCACGGTGGTGTGGCTGCAGGTGCGTGACCTGGCCGCCACGGCCGCCGAGCTGGCCGAGAAGGGGGTGACCATCGACCGCGAGCCCCGGCAGGAGCCGTGGGGGCTGCACGAGATGTGGGTGCGCGACCCAGACGGGGTGCGGCTGGTCTTCGTCGAGGTTCCCGCCGACCACCCGCTGCGGCGCGACACCCGCTCGTGA
- the menE gene encoding o-succinylbenzoate--CoA ligase, translating into MTHPLRALPVPGGAAVLDLLPVLAAALQGAGPAWLPVPAGDARETARLAGALAVDTPIAEEVALVMATSGSTGTPKGAMLSAAALRASGAATHDRLGGPGSWLLALAPHHVAGMQVLLRSVLAGTTPTVLPTADGFDPALLPPAVAAMAPGRRYTSLVPTQLVRALEHPEATAALAELDAVLLGGAATPPALRTAAEQAGITVVLTYGMSETCGGCVYDGVPLTGVRVRIEDGRVLLGGAPLALGYRNQPEHPAFAERGWFRTDDAGTLTDGVLTVHGRLDDAITTGGLTVLPQVVEAALATHPGVRECAVVGVPDEQWGQRVVAVVVPHNPAAAPTLAEVRAHVALTLDPTAAPKQLHLVSALPLRGPGKVDRRGLADQLGATEH; encoded by the coding sequence GTGACCCACCCGCTGCGGGCGCTGCCGGTCCCCGGTGGGGCCGCGGTGCTCGACCTGCTGCCGGTGCTGGCCGCGGCGCTGCAGGGTGCCGGCCCCGCCTGGCTGCCCGTCCCCGCCGGAGACGCGCGGGAGACCGCCCGGCTGGCCGGGGCGCTGGCGGTGGACACCCCCATCGCCGAGGAGGTGGCGCTGGTGATGGCCACCTCCGGCTCCACCGGCACCCCCAAGGGCGCGATGCTCTCCGCCGCGGCGCTGCGGGCCAGCGGCGCCGCCACCCACGACCGCCTCGGCGGGCCCGGCTCGTGGCTGCTCGCCCTGGCCCCGCACCACGTGGCCGGCATGCAGGTGCTGCTGCGCAGCGTGCTGGCCGGCACCACCCCCACCGTGCTGCCCACCGCCGACGGGTTCGACCCCGCGCTGCTGCCCCCCGCAGTGGCGGCCATGGCCCCCGGACGCCGCTACACCTCTCTGGTGCCCACCCAGCTGGTGCGGGCGCTGGAGCACCCCGAGGCCACCGCCGCGCTGGCCGAGCTGGACGCGGTGCTGCTGGGCGGTGCCGCCACTCCCCCGGCGCTGCGCACCGCCGCCGAGCAGGCGGGCATCACCGTGGTGCTCACCTACGGGATGAGCGAGACCTGCGGCGGCTGCGTCTACGACGGGGTGCCGCTGACCGGCGTGCGGGTGCGCATCGAGGACGGCCGGGTGCTGCTCGGCGGCGCACCGCTGGCCCTGGGTTACCGCAACCAGCCCGAGCACCCCGCGTTCGCCGAGCGCGGCTGGTTCCGCACCGACGACGCCGGCACCCTCACCGACGGCGTGCTCACCGTGCACGGGCGCCTGGACGACGCCATCACCACCGGCGGGCTCACCGTGCTGCCGCAGGTGGTGGAGGCGGCGCTGGCCACCCACCCGGGCGTGCGAGAGTGCGCAGTGGTGGGCGTGCCCGACGAGCAGTGGGGCCAGCGGGTGGTGGCGGTGGTGGTGCCGCACAACCCGGCGGCCGCGCCCACCCTGGCCGAGGTGCGCGCCCACGTGGCGCTGACGCTGGACCCCACCGCCGCCCCCAAGCAGCTACACCTGGTGAGCGCGCTGCCGCTGCGCGGGCCCGGCAAGGTGGACCGGCGCGGCCTCGCCGACCAGCTGGGCGCGACCGAGCACTAG
- a CDS encoding demethylmenaquinone methyltransferase yields the protein MARAGLDKNPRDVAVMFDGVAKRYDLTNSVLSFAQDRRWRRLTREALAPQPGELVLDLAAGTGVSTVELARSGAWCVATDFSQGMLRAGASRGVPMVAGDALHLPYADEVFDAVTISFGLRNVVAHEQGLAELARVTKPGGRLVICEFSTPTWTPFRTLYLEYLMRALPAVARTVSSNPDAYVYLAESIREWPHQAELAAQIQAAGWGSVAWRNLTGGIVALHRAVKP from the coding sequence GTGGCAAGAGCTGGGCTCGACAAGAATCCGCGCGACGTGGCGGTGATGTTCGACGGCGTCGCCAAGCGCTACGACCTCACCAACTCGGTGCTCTCCTTCGCCCAGGACCGCCGTTGGCGCCGCCTGACCCGGGAGGCCCTCGCGCCGCAGCCGGGCGAGCTGGTGCTGGACCTGGCCGCGGGGACCGGAGTGTCCACGGTGGAGCTGGCCCGCTCCGGCGCCTGGTGCGTGGCCACCGACTTCTCCCAGGGCATGCTGCGGGCCGGTGCCTCCCGGGGCGTTCCGATGGTCGCCGGCGACGCGCTGCACCTGCCCTACGCCGACGAGGTCTTCGACGCGGTCACCATCTCCTTCGGGCTGCGCAACGTGGTGGCGCACGAGCAGGGCCTGGCCGAGCTGGCCCGGGTGACCAAGCCCGGCGGTCGGCTGGTCATCTGCGAGTTCTCCACCCCCACCTGGACGCCGTTTCGCACCCTGTACCTGGAGTACCTGATGCGCGCGCTGCCTGCGGTGGCCCGCACGGTGAGCAGCAACCCCGATGCCTACGTCTACCTGGCGGAGTCGATCCGGGAGTGGCCCCACCAGGCCGAGCTGGCGGCGCAGATCCAGGCCGCCGGCTGGGGCTCGGTGGCGTGGCGCAACCTCACCGGCGGCATCGTGGCGCTGCACCGCGCGGTCAAGCCCTAG
- a CDS encoding 1,4-dihydroxy-2-naphthoyl-CoA synthase, with product MTFDPSVWRTVPGFDDLTDITYHRHVTDGTVRVAFDRPEVRNAFRPHTVDELYRALDHARMTSDVGCVLLTGNGPSPKDGGWAFCSGGDQRIRGRSGYQYAGGDTAETVDPARAGRLHILEVQRLIRFMPKVVIAVVNGWAAGGGHSLHVVCDLTLASREHARFKQTDADVGSFDGGYGSAYLAKLVGQKNAREIFHLGRAYTGEQMQRMGAVNEVVDHAELEATAIQWGAEINGKSPTAQRMLKYAFNLPDDGLVGQQLFAGEATRLAYMTDEAVEGRDSFLEKRDPDWSPYPWYF from the coding sequence ATGACCTTCGACCCCAGCGTGTGGCGCACGGTGCCCGGCTTCGACGACCTCACCGACATCACCTACCACCGGCACGTCACCGACGGGACCGTCCGCGTCGCCTTCGACCGGCCCGAGGTGCGCAACGCCTTCCGGCCGCACACCGTGGACGAGCTCTACCGCGCCCTGGACCACGCCCGGATGACCTCCGACGTGGGCTGCGTGCTGCTCACCGGCAACGGCCCCAGCCCCAAGGACGGCGGGTGGGCGTTCTGCTCCGGCGGCGACCAGCGCATCCGGGGCCGCAGCGGCTACCAGTACGCCGGCGGTGACACCGCGGAGACGGTGGACCCCGCCCGCGCCGGCCGGCTGCACATCCTGGAGGTGCAGCGGCTCATCCGCTTCATGCCCAAGGTGGTCATCGCGGTGGTCAACGGCTGGGCGGCCGGCGGCGGGCACAGCCTGCACGTGGTGTGCGACCTGACCCTGGCCAGCCGCGAGCACGCCCGGTTCAAGCAGACCGATGCCGACGTGGGCAGCTTCGACGGCGGCTACGGCTCGGCGTACCTGGCCAAGCTGGTGGGGCAGAAGAACGCGCGGGAGATCTTCCACCTGGGGCGGGCCTACACCGGGGAGCAGATGCAGCGGATGGGCGCGGTGAACGAGGTGGTCGACCACGCCGAGCTGGAGGCCACCGCCATCCAGTGGGGCGCGGAGATCAACGGCAAGTCCCCCACCGCGCAGCGGATGCTGAAGTACGCGTTCAACCTCCCCGACGACGGGTTGGTGGGCCAGCAGCTCTTCGCCGGCGAGGCCACCCGGCTCGCCTACATGACCGACGAGGCCGTGGAGGGCCGGGACTCCTTCCTGGAGAAGCGCGACCCGGACTGGTCGCCCTACCCCTGGTACTTCTGA
- a CDS encoding o-succinylbenzoate synthase, which yields MSSAVSPSAVPLPSLDEVVAQLHVVALPLQVRFRGIDVREVSLLRGPAGWGEFAPFTEYDDAESAWWLAAALESAWWGPPPALREQVTVNATVPAVPAEQVPAVLARFPGCTTAKVKVAERGQALADDLARVAAVRRLVPTVRVDANGGWAPHEALGALVALHEQGPLEYAEQPCASVAELADLRVRLRAAGADVPVAADESIRRAEDPLRVAQAGAADVAVLKVPPLGGMRRVLALARVLRREHGLPVVVSSALDSAVGIGAGLAAAAALPDLEHACGLATGGLLTEDVTAPVRPVGGVLPVRSVHPDLDRLQALAVAPDREHWWRERISRAHARLAAGHPAWPPPGVA from the coding sequence ATGTCGAGCGCCGTCTCTCCGAGTGCCGTGCCACTGCCCAGCCTGGACGAGGTGGTCGCGCAGCTGCACGTGGTGGCGCTGCCGCTGCAGGTGCGCTTCCGCGGGATCGACGTGCGGGAGGTGTCGCTGCTGCGCGGGCCCGCTGGCTGGGGGGAGTTCGCCCCGTTCACCGAGTACGACGACGCGGAGTCGGCGTGGTGGCTGGCCGCCGCCCTGGAGTCCGCGTGGTGGGGCCCGCCGCCGGCGCTGCGCGAGCAGGTGACGGTCAACGCCACCGTGCCCGCGGTGCCGGCCGAGCAGGTGCCCGCGGTGCTCGCACGCTTCCCCGGCTGCACCACCGCCAAGGTCAAGGTGGCCGAGCGCGGGCAGGCCCTGGCCGACGACCTGGCCCGGGTGGCGGCGGTGCGCCGGCTGGTGCCCACCGTGCGGGTGGACGCCAACGGCGGCTGGGCTCCGCACGAGGCGCTGGGCGCACTGGTGGCGCTGCACGAGCAGGGTCCGCTGGAGTACGCCGAGCAGCCCTGCGCCAGCGTGGCGGAGCTGGCCGACCTGCGGGTGCGCCTGCGCGCGGCCGGTGCCGACGTGCCGGTGGCTGCCGACGAGAGCATCCGCCGGGCCGAGGACCCGCTGCGGGTGGCGCAGGCCGGCGCGGCCGACGTGGCCGTGCTCAAGGTGCCGCCGCTGGGCGGGATGCGGCGGGTGCTGGCCCTGGCGAGGGTGCTGCGGCGCGAGCACGGGCTGCCGGTGGTGGTCTCCAGCGCGCTGGACTCCGCGGTGGGCATCGGCGCCGGCCTGGCGGCGGCGGCGGCGCTGCCGGACCTGGAGCACGCCTGCGGGCTGGCCACCGGCGGACTGCTCACCGAGGACGTCACCGCGCCGGTGCGCCCGGTGGGCGGGGTGCTGCCGGTGCGCTCGGTGCACCCCGACCTCGACCGGCTGCAGGCGCTGGCGGTGGCCCCCGACCGCGAGCACTGGTGGCGGGAGCGGATCAGTCGCGCCCACGCCCGGCTGGCGGCGGGCCACCCGGCGTGGCCCCCGCCGGGGGTGGCCTGA
- a CDS encoding flavin reductase family protein has product MRTDFDPAETGTRRFYQLMTSVVVPRPIAWVSTRSAAGVDNLAPHSFFTVAGVAPPVVQFTSVGRKDSLRNIEATGEFVVCLTPEPLFEQVNATGTDFDDDTSEFDTVGLVREPSRTVAPPRVASSPVALECRLRQVVEVGSCFLVLGDVLHAAVHTETLGEDGLPTLDRLAPLSRLGRDEWGAPPQVREITRIPVEQWPGHYRKG; this is encoded by the coding sequence GTGCGAACCGACTTCGATCCCGCCGAGACGGGCACCAGACGCTTCTACCAGCTGATGACCTCGGTGGTCGTGCCCCGGCCCATCGCCTGGGTGTCCACCCGGTCCGCGGCGGGCGTGGACAACCTGGCTCCGCACAGCTTCTTCACCGTCGCCGGGGTGGCACCGCCGGTGGTGCAATTCACCTCCGTGGGGCGCAAGGACAGCCTGCGCAACATCGAGGCCACCGGTGAGTTCGTGGTGTGCCTGACCCCCGAGCCGCTGTTCGAGCAGGTCAACGCCACCGGTACCGACTTCGACGACGACACCAGCGAGTTCGACACGGTGGGCCTGGTCCGCGAGCCCAGCCGCACCGTGGCCCCGCCGCGGGTGGCGTCCTCACCGGTGGCGCTGGAGTGCCGGCTGCGGCAGGTGGTGGAGGTGGGCAGCTGCTTCCTCGTGCTGGGCGACGTGCTGCACGCCGCGGTGCACACCGAGACCCTGGGCGAGGACGGGTTGCCCACGCTGGACCGGCTGGCGCCGCTGAGCCGGCTGGGCCGCGACGAGTGGGGGGCACCGCCGCAGGTCCGCGAGATCACCCGCATCCCCGTGGAGCAGTGGCCGGGCCACTACCGGAAGGGGTGA
- a CDS encoding isochorismate synthase, with product MIPAPDAPARLMVVRTRLLPSFRGDLLDLLPTPDGVCAWVRDGDGLVGWGEAARVQTFGASRYRDAAQWWQQLCARAQVQDEVGAPGSGLVAFASMAFSDSPGSSALVVPQVVVGRRHGRTWITEIDAGAGAPGVDAVSAAGPVVPVTAPRGLHQPAGTDSVVRWRGAVAEAVRRIRGGELQKVVLARDLHLQAAAPLDSRYVLARLARSYPQCWTFAVDGLVGATPELLVRLQGEEVSSRVLAGTTWPRPDSTSAELAAELLASPKNTSEHRYAVTSLLESLRSVCTEVQADDVQVLQLPNVAHLSTTVRARLARSGAGVLELAEALHPTAAVGGTPTSAATALIAELEDMDRGRYAAPVGWVDAAGNGELGLALRSAEIAGPRARLFAGGGIVAESDPDDEVNETDAKLSAVRDALQAEQ from the coding sequence GTGATTCCTGCCCCCGACGCGCCCGCACGGCTGATGGTGGTGCGCACCCGGCTGCTGCCGAGCTTCCGCGGGGACCTCCTCGACCTGCTGCCCACGCCCGACGGCGTGTGCGCGTGGGTGCGTGACGGCGACGGCCTGGTCGGCTGGGGCGAGGCGGCGCGGGTGCAGACCTTCGGCGCCTCCCGCTACCGCGACGCCGCGCAGTGGTGGCAGCAGCTGTGCGCCCGTGCCCAGGTGCAGGACGAGGTGGGCGCCCCGGGCTCCGGGCTGGTGGCGTTCGCCTCGATGGCCTTCTCCGACTCCCCTGGCAGCTCCGCGCTGGTGGTGCCCCAGGTGGTGGTGGGCCGCCGGCACGGACGCACCTGGATCACCGAGATCGACGCCGGCGCAGGAGCGCCCGGGGTCGACGCGGTGTCCGCGGCCGGCCCGGTGGTGCCCGTCACGGCGCCGCGCGGGCTGCACCAGCCCGCCGGCACCGACTCCGTGGTCCGCTGGCGGGGCGCGGTGGCCGAGGCGGTGCGGCGCATCCGCGGCGGTGAGCTGCAGAAGGTGGTGCTGGCCCGCGACCTGCACCTGCAGGCCGCCGCGCCGCTGGACTCCCGCTACGTGCTGGCGCGGCTGGCCCGGAGCTACCCGCAGTGCTGGACCTTCGCCGTGGACGGGCTGGTCGGCGCCACGCCCGAGCTGCTGGTCCGCCTGCAGGGCGAGGAGGTGTCCTCCCGGGTGCTGGCGGGCACCACCTGGCCTCGGCCGGACAGCACCAGCGCCGAGCTGGCCGCCGAGCTGCTGGCCTCGCCCAAGAACACCAGCGAGCACCGGTACGCGGTGACCTCGCTGCTGGAGTCGCTGCGCTCGGTGTGCACCGAGGTGCAGGCCGACGACGTGCAGGTGCTGCAGCTGCCCAACGTGGCGCACCTGTCCACCACCGTGCGGGCGCGGCTGGCCCGCTCCGGGGCCGGTGTGCTGGAGCTGGCCGAGGCCCTGCACCCCACCGCTGCGGTGGGCGGCACCCCCACCAGCGCGGCCACCGCGCTGATCGCCGAGCTGGAGGACATGGACCGCGGCCGCTACGCCGCCCCGGTCGGCTGGGTGGATGCCGCGGGCAACGGTGAGCTGGGGCTAGCCCTGCGCAGCGCGGAGATCGCGGGGCCCCGCGCACGGCTGTTCGCCGGCGGCGGGATCGTGGCCGAGTCCGACCCCGACGACGAGGTCAACGAGACCGACGCCAAGCTCTCCGCGGTGCGCGACGCGCTGCAGGCGGAGCAGTAG